The following proteins come from a genomic window of Montipora capricornis isolate CH-2021 chromosome 9, ASM3666992v2, whole genome shotgun sequence:
- the LOC138014973 gene encoding folate receptor gamma-like gives MGISPMHVLKMAKFFVFILVVSSEIATSLAVSDKQIDQFLNVCIDAKYHKSKPGSEGDVFNKTFHCTPWRNHACCKANTTFNIREDGALSLYNMHWNQCNSTMSAKCRRYFEIDTCMYECSPYLKPWITIDSKSKKTRKERFMNVPLCSQDCEEWFDACKDDYTCSDNWGNFKTWNWTTGMCKMECKTFKEYFGGPEKFCNRIFNYSWKYTEGKAGEDCMTLWPNGTTNINKKVAVKYARQHLMTLSSGSNKVADSIVIVIFLAACSQIIMHG, from the exons ATGGGCATTTCACCAATG CACGTGCTCAAGATGGCGAAGTTCTTTGTGTTTATCCTCGTAGTTTCCTCTGAGATTGCTACGTCTCTGGCCGTGTCAGACAAGCAAATCGATCAATTTCTAAATGTCTGTATCGACGCTAAGTACCATAAGTCAAAACCCGGGAGCGAAGGAGATGTCTTTAACAAGACCTTTCACTGCACGCCTTGGCGAAACCACGCTTGCTGCAAAGCGAACACCACGTTTAACATCAGGGAAGATGGAGCTCTTTCTCTATACAATATGCACTGGAATCAGTGTAACAGTACTATGTCTGCAAAATGCCGACGATATTTTGAGATTGACACTTGTATGTATGAATGCTCGCCGTATTTGAAACCTTGGATCACGATTGACAGCAAATCCAAGAAAACCCGAAAGGAACGCTTCATGAATGTGCCCTTGTGCAGTCAAGATTGTGAAGAATGGTTTGATGCTTGTAAAGATGATTACACTTGTTCTGACAATTGGGGAAACTTTAAGACATGGAATTGGACAACTGGAATGTGTAAGATGGAATGTAAAACCTTCAAAGAGTACTTTGGTGGACCTGAGAAGTTCTGTAATAGAATATTTAACTACTCTTGGAAATATACAGAGGGGAAGGCCGGTGAAGACTGTATGACACTTTGGCCAAATGGTACGACTAACATCAACAAGAAAGTGGCTGTTAAGTACGCGCGGCAACATTTAATGACACTGTCTTCTGGATCTAATAAGGTTGCTGATAGCATCGTGATAGTAATTTTCCTTGCAGCCTGCTCTCAAATAATCATGCATGGTTAA